The Desulfotignum phosphitoxidans DSM 13687 genomic sequence GTTGTTTGTCGTCATAATATACCTGGAATCATCCTGTATGGTATTAAGGGTATCAAAAATAGGTTCACTTATAATGGTCGTTTTTTTTGTCATGGTTCAACGATCCCGGGTGATCACATACCGGGCGATGGCCCGAAGCGGGTCGGCCTGGTCGTCAAACCGGTCAATGGTCTCAAGGGCCTGATCAATCAATTGTCCGGCATAAATCCTGGATTGTTCCAGTCCCAGGATGGCCGGAAAAGTCAACTTATCTCTTTGCAGATCAGATCCGGCTGCTTTCCCCATTTTTTCAGGGTCCCCTGCCACGTTCAAAATGTCATCCATGACCTGGAATGCCAGGCCCAGGTAAGTGCCGTAAGCGGCCAGATCCGATATCCGTTGCTGCGGCGATCCAACGCTGACGGCTCCGGCTGTCACACTGGCCACAATCATCTGCCCGGTTTTCAACTCATGCATGTGTATAAGATGGGTCAACAGATCTTTTTTATTCCCTTTGCCGCCATCTGACCCCACATCGATTGCCAGGGATTCGGACTGCATGTCCAGCATCTGTCCTTCAACCATGCCGTTGACCCCGGCGGCAGAAGCAATGAGCCCGCCCAGTTCCAGCAGAATCTCAGGTTCAGGCACGGGATCAAACAGGTCTTGAGGATGGCACAGGATAAAAAAAGCATGGGTGAGCAGGGCATCGCCGGCCAGAATGGCCGTGGGTTCGGAAAATTTTTTATGGCAGGTCGGCTTCCCCCGTCTCAGGTCATCATCATCCATGGCCGGCAGATCATCATGAATCAACGAATAGGTAT encodes the following:
- a CDS encoding polyprenyl synthetase family protein, which gives rise to MSESGFDITAFLTTHQQRVNECLERIMASFDPKKELVQAMGHSLMAGGKRLRPVLAVASARACGKDDRLALPAACALEMIHTYSLIHDDLPAMDDDDLRRGKPTCHKKFSEPTAILAGDALLTHAFFILCHPQDLFDPVPEPEILLELGGLIASAAGVNGMVEGQMLDMQSESLAIDVGSDGGKGNKKDLLTHLIHMHELKTGQMIVASVTAGAVSVGSPQQRISDLAAYGTYLGLAFQVMDDILNVAGDPEKMGKAAGSDLQRDKLTFPAILGLEQSRIYAGQLIDQALETIDRFDDQADPLRAIARYVITRDR